The following are encoded together in the Cololabis saira isolate AMF1-May2022 chromosome 5, fColSai1.1, whole genome shotgun sequence genome:
- the cat gene encoding catalase, producing the protein MADNRDKSTDQMKIWKENRSSQKADVLTTGAGHPIGDKLNLQTAGPRGPLLVQDVVFTDEMAHFDRERIPERVVHAKGAGAFGYFEVTHDITRYSKAKVFEHVGKTTPIAIRFSTVAGESGSADTVRDPRGFAVKFYTDEGNWDLTGNNTPIFFIRDALLFPSFIHSQKRNPQTHMKDPDMVWDFWSLRPESLHQVSFLFSDRGLPDGYRHMNGYGSHTFKLVNAGGDRFYCKFHYKTDQGIKNLSVEEAEHLASTNPDYAIGDLFNAIANGNFPSWTFYIQVMTFEQAERFQFNPFDLTKVWSHKEFPLIPVGRLVLNRNPVNYFAEVEQLAFDPSNMPPGVEASPDKMLQGRLFSYPDTHRHRLGANYLQIPVNCPFRTRVANYQRDGPMCMFDNQGGAPNYYPNSFSAPETQPRFVESKFKVSPDVARYNSEDEDNVTQVRAFYTKVLCEDERQRLCQNMAGALKGAQLFIQKRMVETLKAVHPDYGNRVQTLLNKYNAEAKKDASVRVYSRPGASAVAASSKM; encoded by the exons ATGGCTGACAACAGAGACAAATCTACCGACCAAATGAAGATATGGAAGGAGAATAGGAGCTCACAG AAAGCAGATGTTCTGACCACAGGAGCCGGTCACCCCATCGGGGACAAGCTGAACCTGCAGACGGCTGGACCCCGCGGTCCTCTCCTGGTCCAGGATGTGGTCTTCACAGACGAGATGGCCCACTTTGACCGGGAACGAATCCCCGAGAGGGTGGTGCATGCCAAAGGGGCAG GAGCGTTTGGTTACTTTGAGGTCACTCATGACATCACCCGCTACTCCAAGGCCAAGGTGTTTGAGCATGTTGGCAAGACGACCCCCATTGCTATCCGTTTCTCCACCGTGG CTGGAGAGTCGGGCTCAGCCGACACCGTCCGGGACCCCAGAGGCTTTGCTGTCAAGTTTTACACCGATGAGGGCAATTGGGACCTGACGGGCAACAACACGCCCATTTTCTTCATCAGGGATGCCCTGCTG TTTCCGTCCTTCATTCATTCCCAGAAGCGCAATCCTCAAACCCACATGAAGGACCCCGACATGGTTTGGGACTTCTGGAGTCTGCGGCCCGAGAGTCTGCATCAG GTGTCGTTCCTGTTCAGCGATCGAGGTTTGCCCGACGGCTACCGTCACATGAATGGCTACGGCTCGCACACCTTCAAGCTGGTCAACGCCGGCGGCGACCGCTTTTACTGCAAGTTCCACTACAAG ACTGATCAAGGAATAAAGAATCTTTCCGTGGAGGAAGCTGAGCATCTGGCCTCCACCAACCCAGATTACGCCATCGGAGATCTGTTCAACGCAATCGCAAACGGCAACTTCCCGTCCTGGACCTTCTACATCCAAGTCATGACCTTCGAACAGGCTGAGAGGTTCCAGTTCAACCCCTTCGACCTGACTAAG GTGTGGTCACACAAAGAGTTCCCCTTGATCCCTGTGGGCAGACTGGTCCTCAACAGGAACCCGGTCAACTACTTTGCCGAGGTGGAGCAGCTGGCGTTCGACCCCAGCAACATGCCGCCGGGCGTGGAGGCCAGCCCCGACAAGATGCTGCAG GGCCGACTCTTCTCCTACCCCGATACGCATCGGCACCGGCTGGGGGCCAACTACCTGCAGATCCCCGTCAACTGCCCCTTCAGAACCCGGGTGGCCAACTACCAGCGCGACGGTCCCATGTGCATGTTTGACAACCAAG GCGGCGCTCCCAACTACTATCCGAACAGCTTCAGCGCTCCGGAGACGCAGCCTCGGTTTGTGGAGTCCAAGTTCAAAGTGTCTCCGGATGTGGCCCGTTACAACAGTGAGGACGAGGACAACGTCACACAG GTTCGTGCCTTCTACACCAAAGTGCTGTGTGAAGACGAGCGCCAGAGACTTTGCCAGAATATGGCGGGAGCCTTGAAGGGAGCCCAGCTCTTCATCCAGAAACGCATG GTAGAGACCCTGAAGGCTGTTCATCCAGACTATGGGAACAGGGTCCAGACCCTCCTCAACAAGTATAACGCAGAGGCCAAAAAG GATGCGAGTGTGCGGGTCTACAGCCGTCCAGGAGCTTCGGCCGTCGCCGCTTCCTCCAAGATGTGA
- the LOC133444565 gene encoding dispanin subfamily A member 2b-like, which yields MNPGYPTEAVALQGTRNDGQAAQHQYVINMPAEPPMDHVVWSICSLMHGNCCCLGLAALIFSVKARDRKVIGDVNGARHYGSTARSLNIAATILTILSAIILIVVVAGHISVLYHTITSSNGGRYRYK from the exons ATGAACCCTGGATACCCAACTGAGGCTGTTGCTCTGCAGGGGACAAGGAACGATGGACAAGCAGCGCAGCATCAGTACGTCATCAACATGCCTGCTGAACCCCCCATGGACCACGTCGTCTGGTCCATCTGCTCCTTAATGCACGGGAACTGCTGTTGCCTCGGACTGGCGGCTCTCATCTTTTCTGTCAAG GCCAGAGACCGGAAGGTGATTGGAGACGTGAACGGCGCCCGACACTACGGCTCCACAGCTCGCTCCCTCAACATCGCAGCCACGATCCTGACCATCCTATCTGCTATTATTCTAATCGTTGTCGTGGCAGGGCATATCAGCGTTCTTTATCACACCATCACCAGCTCCAACGGCGGTAGATACCGGTACAAATGA